In one Aphelocoma coerulescens isolate FSJ_1873_10779 chromosome 20, UR_Acoe_1.0, whole genome shotgun sequence genomic region, the following are encoded:
- the YTHDF1 gene encoding YTH domain-containing family protein 1 isoform X1 — MSATSVDPQRPKGQDNKVQNGSLHQKDTVHDNDFEPYLSGQSNQNSSYPSMTDPYLSSYYPPSIGFPYSLSEAPWSTGGDPPIPYLTTYGQLSNGDHHFMHDAVFGQPGGLGNNIYQHRFNFFPENPAFSAWGTSGSQGQQTQSSAYGSSYSYPPSSLGGTIVDGQTGFHNDTLNKAPGMNSIEQGMVGLKIGGDVTTSAVKTVGSVVNSAGMTGGLSGNGGSNVNLPVSKPTSWAAIASKPAKPQPKMKTKTGPVIGGALPPPPIKHNMDIGTWDNKGPVAKVPAPQQIPSPQSVPQPQQPIVQPVPAQPPPLTQSQYQTPQQPPQNRWVAPRNRNAAFGQSGGTGNDTNSAGSTQPNPVPSGESHPVLEKLKAAHSYNPKDFEWNLKNGRVFIIKSYSEDDIHRSIKYSIWCSTEHGNKRLDSAFRSMNSKGPVYLLFSVNGSGHFCGVAEMKSPVDYGTSAGVWSQDKWKGKFDVKWIFVKDVPNNQLRHIRLENNDNKPVTNSRDTQEVPLEKAKQVLKIIATYKHTTSIFDDFSHYEKRQEEEEVVRKVNLLKNLFYTQIWGK, encoded by the exons ATGTCTGCCACAAGCGTTGACCCTCAG AGACCGAAAGGACAGGATAATAAAG TACAAAATGGTTCATTACATCAGAAGGACACAGTTCATGACAACGATTTTGAACCTTACCTTTCCGGGCAGTCAAATCAG AACAGTAGCTATCCATCAATGACTGATCCTTATCTGTCCAGTTATTATCCACCATCTATTGGGTTCCCCTATTCTCTCAGTGAAGCACCATGGTCTACAGGAGGAGATCCTCCTATCCCTTATCTCACCACCTATGGACAGCTCAGTAATGGGGATCATCATTTTATGCACGATGCCGTTTTTGGACAGCCTGGGGGTCTGGGAAATAATATCTATCAACACCGGTTTAActttttccctgaaaatccTGCCTTCTCAGCTTGGGGAACAAGTGGATCCCAAGGACAGCAGACTCAAAGCTCAGCATACGGGAGCAGTTACAGCTACCCACCCAGTTCCCTGGGGGGTACAATTGTGGATGGACAAACAGGATTTCATAATGATACATTAAATAAAGCTCCTGGAATGAACAGTATTGAAcagggaatggttggacttaaGATTGGTGGAGATGTTACAACTTCTGCGGTGAAAACAGTAGGTTCTGTTGTTAACAGTGCCGGGATGACAGGTGGCCTCTCTGGGAATGGTGGATCTAATGTAAACTTGCCAGTATCTAAACCAACCTCTTGGGCTGCTATTGCCAGCAAGCCTGCAAAACCACAgcctaaaatgaaaacaaaaactgGGCCTGTAATTGGAGGagctttgcctcctcccccTATAAAGCATAATATGGACATAGGTACTTGGGACAATAAGGGTCCTGTGGCAAAAGTTCCTGCCCCCCAACAGATACCTTCTCCTCAGTCTGTTCCACAGCCGCAGCAACCAATtgtgcagcctgttccagcTCAGCCTCCTCCATTGACTCAGTCACAGTATCAGACCCCCCAGCAGCCACCCCAAAATCGCTGGGTAGCTCCTCGCAACCGAAATGCAGCTTTTGGCCAAAGTGGAGGAACTGGGAATGACACCAActcagctggcagcacccagcccAACCCCGTTCCGAGCGGTGAGTCCCATCCTGTCCTTGAAAAACTGAAAGCTGCTCACAGCTATAACCCTAAAGATTTCGAATGGAACCTTAAAAATGGACGTGTGTTCATAATAAAGAGCTATTCCGAGGATGATATTCATCGTTCCATTAAATATTCTATTTGGTGTAGTACGGAACACGGCAACAAACGCCTGGACAGTGCTTTTCGCTCCATGAACAGCAAGGGCCCGGTGTACTTGCTGTTCAGTGTCAATGGCAGTGGACACTTCTGTGGAGTAGCAGAGATGAAATCACCTGTGGACTATGGCACCAGTGCAGGTGTCTGGTCTCAGGACAAGTGGAAGGGGAAATTTGATGTCAAGTGGATCTTTGTGAAAGATGTGCCCAACAACCAACTGAGACACATCAGGCTGGAGAACAATGACAACAAACCTGTTACAAACTCCCGTGATACACAGGAGGTGCCcttagaaaaagcaaaacaagtgcTTAAAATTATTGCTACTTACAAGCACACGACCTCCATCTTTGATGACTTTTCTCATTATGAAAAGCgccaggaagaggaggaggtggtgcgGAAGGTAAACttattaaaaaatttattttatacacAGATATGGGGAAAATGA
- the YTHDF1 gene encoding YTH domain-containing family protein 1 isoform X2 has product MSATSVDPQRPKGQDNKVQNGSLHQKDTVHDNDFEPYLSGQSNQNSSYPSMTDPYLSSYYPPSIGFPYSLSEAPWSTGGDPPIPYLTTYGQLSNGDHHFMHDAVFGQPGGLGNNIYQHRFNFFPENPAFSAWGTSGSQGQQTQSSAYGSSYSYPPSSLGGTIVDGQTGFHNDTLNKAPGMNSIEQGMVGLKIGGDVTTSAVKTVGSVVNSAGMTGGLSGNGGSNVNLPVSKPTSWAAIASKPAKPQPKMKTKTGPVIGGALPPPPIKHNMDIGTWDNKGPVAKVPAPQQIPSPQSVPQPQQPIVQPVPAQPPPLTQSQYQTPQQPPQNRWVAPRNRNAAFGQSGGTGNDTNSAGSTQPNPVPSGESHPVLEKLKAAHSYNPKDFEWNLKNGRVFIIKSYSEDDIHRSIKYSIWCSTEHGNKRLDSAFRSMNSKGPVYLLFSVNGSGHFCGVAEMKSPVDYGTSAGVWSQDKWKGKFDVKWIFVKDVPNNQLRHIRLENNDNKPVTNSRDTQEVPLEKAKQVLKIIATYKHTTSIFDDFSHYEKRQEEEEVVRKERQNRNKQ; this is encoded by the exons ATGTCTGCCACAAGCGTTGACCCTCAG AGACCGAAAGGACAGGATAATAAAG TACAAAATGGTTCATTACATCAGAAGGACACAGTTCATGACAACGATTTTGAACCTTACCTTTCCGGGCAGTCAAATCAG AACAGTAGCTATCCATCAATGACTGATCCTTATCTGTCCAGTTATTATCCACCATCTATTGGGTTCCCCTATTCTCTCAGTGAAGCACCATGGTCTACAGGAGGAGATCCTCCTATCCCTTATCTCACCACCTATGGACAGCTCAGTAATGGGGATCATCATTTTATGCACGATGCCGTTTTTGGACAGCCTGGGGGTCTGGGAAATAATATCTATCAACACCGGTTTAActttttccctgaaaatccTGCCTTCTCAGCTTGGGGAACAAGTGGATCCCAAGGACAGCAGACTCAAAGCTCAGCATACGGGAGCAGTTACAGCTACCCACCCAGTTCCCTGGGGGGTACAATTGTGGATGGACAAACAGGATTTCATAATGATACATTAAATAAAGCTCCTGGAATGAACAGTATTGAAcagggaatggttggacttaaGATTGGTGGAGATGTTACAACTTCTGCGGTGAAAACAGTAGGTTCTGTTGTTAACAGTGCCGGGATGACAGGTGGCCTCTCTGGGAATGGTGGATCTAATGTAAACTTGCCAGTATCTAAACCAACCTCTTGGGCTGCTATTGCCAGCAAGCCTGCAAAACCACAgcctaaaatgaaaacaaaaactgGGCCTGTAATTGGAGGagctttgcctcctcccccTATAAAGCATAATATGGACATAGGTACTTGGGACAATAAGGGTCCTGTGGCAAAAGTTCCTGCCCCCCAACAGATACCTTCTCCTCAGTCTGTTCCACAGCCGCAGCAACCAATtgtgcagcctgttccagcTCAGCCTCCTCCATTGACTCAGTCACAGTATCAGACCCCCCAGCAGCCACCCCAAAATCGCTGGGTAGCTCCTCGCAACCGAAATGCAGCTTTTGGCCAAAGTGGAGGAACTGGGAATGACACCAActcagctggcagcacccagcccAACCCCGTTCCGAGCGGTGAGTCCCATCCTGTCCTTGAAAAACTGAAAGCTGCTCACAGCTATAACCCTAAAGATTTCGAATGGAACCTTAAAAATGGACGTGTGTTCATAATAAAGAGCTATTCCGAGGATGATATTCATCGTTCCATTAAATATTCTATTTGGTGTAGTACGGAACACGGCAACAAACGCCTGGACAGTGCTTTTCGCTCCATGAACAGCAAGGGCCCGGTGTACTTGCTGTTCAGTGTCAATGGCAGTGGACACTTCTGTGGAGTAGCAGAGATGAAATCACCTGTGGACTATGGCACCAGTGCAGGTGTCTGGTCTCAGGACAAGTGGAAGGGGAAATTTGATGTCAAGTGGATCTTTGTGAAAGATGTGCCCAACAACCAACTGAGACACATCAGGCTGGAGAACAATGACAACAAACCTGTTACAAACTCCCGTGATACACAGGAGGTGCCcttagaaaaagcaaaacaagtgcTTAAAATTATTGCTACTTACAAGCACACGACCTCCATCTTTGATGACTTTTCTCATTATGAAAAGCgccaggaagaggaggaggtggtgcgGAAG